ACAACTCAATGGTATCAGTCGACATCAAGATGCACAATGTCTGTAAATGTATCTCTAGTAGCAACGCCTTCCATACTTCTAAGTTTCTTGAACTGATCTATCCGTTGTTCATAAATATGGTACAGTAATTGTTCATGAAAATTTACATACAAAATTGACATTGGAAATAATGAGTAAAAGGATAGACGAATTATCAACAACAACAAAAACAAAATACAAACAGTTTACCTCATCTTCAGATTAAATGCTAGTGTCTTCAGACTTACGACCGACTATGATAAATTTATGTTAGAGTTATGAAATTTGTGTTCATCCAAAATAAAAAGATAAAAAAGAAAAAGAAAAAAATTTGTAATTTGTAACAACTTATTGTCCATTGCTGTAATTTTACAGTAGAGTATTTTGGTATTTCAATAAATCAACAACGTGTGGGGTGGCAATAGACACATCCTTTTTTAACAGAGTTTTTCTTTTGTACGTTTGGTAAAGTACAACCGATTCTGTTGATCTAATACATTCAACTTCTAATCAACAGATGAGTGACTAAATAATTAGAATTATGAACATAACTGAAATTTTACAAAATTGTTTTAAGAAAAAAAGATAATCTGAAAAATGTGAGTCATCGTAATTATCAAAAAATGAAGTCCACTGTCCACACTTTTAAGTTGTTCTGCTGAGGGGTCTGGATATGAAGTATTAACATTTGTGATTCCTGATGAAAATGGAGTCCGTATTTGCTCCAAGAGCAGGAGTAGGAGCATCCCGATTTCTCCGTCCCAGGGTCTCACCTCAGATTCCCATCGCTCTCAAACTGAGCCCCGCCACCGATCAAGCGCCGTTTGATTTCAGGTACACCTCTTCATCGCATTTGTATTTCTCTGAAAGCGGGTCATTCGTTAGTCTGTTGTGGTAGAGTGGTAGATTGCTAAGTTCCATTGCTGGTTTCCCTGTCTCCTTAATTGTTGTTTGCACAGAGTTATAGATGGCTTACCATTAAAATGAAGAGTATTGAAGTTGTATCACAACCTTCCTCAGCTGGTTTTTGATTTACATTATCAATGTCTACTACGTAAGGCTACCTCCCTAAGCATTTCGCCATTTTGCCTTTCTATTTGCTGCATCATTTTGGTGCCAACAGTACAAACATGCCTAAGATCAGATAATATCATGTGTCACAATGGAGCAAAGTGAATGGCATTTGTCTAGAATTTTGTGGTTGTGGAGATTATAGGGGCAAGGATGTGGGTAGTTACTTATCTTCTATATTTATTTGTTTTTCTCTTTTTATTTTAGCTGAGCTTCTTTTAGGAGTTACAGGATGGAATACAGATGGAGAAATCCTCCTAGCTACACGAGTTATTGGGTAGATACAGTTTTTAGAACCGTATTTTTTTTCTTTTTCTCTCTGGTATAGGAGGAGAGTTGCATATTATTAAACAAATGGAACATTTACTTGTACATCGGACAGCCAAAAAGGACCATCCTCTATCCATACTTGAATCTAGGAAACAAAAGTGCATTGCTAGCTTGTAGGTGCTACCTGATTGCATTTTTTAGGGGTACTATATATAGATACTGTATAGAAGAAGCGGGAAAATGCCTTCACTTCCTCTAACAAAGCATCTTTCTCGGACCAATAAATGTCTTCATTCTGCAAATCTGAAGTATTCTCTTGTGCATTCATCTCTAAAATAATATCAGTAAAAGCACCATCATTAGCAACTTGGAGAGCCAAAGGAGGAGCATACTACCATTTGGAATAACAGCATACTTATTATTTGGCATTTCAGGGGTTTGCATGTATCTTGACATCCTTGTAAAGGTAAATAAGAGAGTTTTCTATTCCAGCTAGTGAATATATTTCATCACCATTGTTCACCCTAAACTTAAAGTTCTATTGTAGTTGAAATCAATTTTTTTTTTTTTTTGGAAGAAATTGTAGTTGAAATCTTATATCTCATGTTCTTCATTATATGGTAAACTTACTCATAAGACTCTTGTTTTAGTCAACTAGCTTATCAATGTACTTGGAGGTTGCACATGCAAATTCAAATGAACTATTTTGATCTTACCAAGTAACAATTTCTAAATTAAATTCTTCTTATGTGAATCTCCTTCAAGGTTGAATGAATATAATACCTCACCATGAGGATTGTCCTAGAAAGTTATAAGCCTACATTACCATCACATCCTAGAATAGTATGTCATAAACAGTTCCCTGAACAGTGCTTTAAACAGTCGCACAGTGCGAAAAATAGTATTATGTTTAATGGTGACTATCTGAAAATGGATACATGAGTTGTGTTTGTTACTTGTACAGTGTACTACTGTTTTTCTTGTGCTTAAGTAATGGGCTTTACAAGAGATAATATACTTGCTGTGTTGTAGCTTTAAGTACATGTTAGTTTGGTAGCAAACTACAACTTCTGCTGTACTCCATGAACTTTTATTTCTTGAATCCAGGTTCAAGAAGAGCGTTTTAAATTTGAAATTAAGGGAAAGATGGCAACCTGTGTCTGCATCAAAATCTAACCCTCGAGATGAAGAATCCATCGAAGATCAATCAGGCAGTGTTAAAAGTGGTGATGCTCCCCAAGGTCCTCCTTTCCTTACCATCTTGGCCGGATTTCTAGTCCTTTTTCTGGTATTCTGGATTATTGGATCAATTCTAATGTGGTTGGTTAGTTTCTTTGTTACGTCGCCTCCAGGGAACTAGCTAGGGAACCATTTTATCAACTTTTGTTATCAAGCATGTACTCATCTAGAATTATCGTCAATGAAGACGCTCTTTTATTCAATTATTTATTTCTATGCTTTTCCCCATCCCTCCCTCTTTACTCAAGCTAATGGGTGAATTGGTGTTTTTAATAATTGAGCTCATTGAGACTGCCTACGAGAATGCAACAGAAAAAATGATAGAAAACATATATTTTACAAAGGATTGCAATTCATTATACTCCTCTAAGATTTGGAGGTAACTTGATTTCAGTTCCTGTTTTTTAACTTTTAAAAATTTACCTCATGAATTTTCTATTTTTCATTGGTCATATCTATTTGTAAAGATTTTGTAATTTGTGATGAAGTATAAAGTGTATAGACAAAGAGATAGCAAGAGAATCATCATCTTATTCATTGATAGGAGCCCTTTATATAGGGAATTACACAATACCAATATGGTAAGGATATGAATATATAGATCTAGTCTAACTACATATCATATTGGCATAAGGACAAGGCACACAGGGGATAGGNNNNNNNNNNNNNNNNNNNNTTGATATGCCGATGGTGCTGATCTGTTGCCTCGTCAAAAACCTCGTCAAGTCACAAAAACCCTGTGGGAGAAAAACTGAACCTTGATCGTAGGAGAAAAAGAGTACAACGCACCCTTCACATTTGATAGTGACATGTATGTATGTGCTAGTGACATGTATGTATGTGCTAGACTCCTCCTGAAGTTTGCACCTCCCCCTGATCTTTACATCAATCATAGTGCTCTTCCTGATTCTTACTACTCACGGAAGTTTCAACAACTTAGCATGTCAATGCTCTTTACCATGTCTTCAAATGTGGCATCGGGAAATGATTAACTAAATCATGCCGTATTATCCTCAAATGATCTTTTACTTTTAGATCTTGAGGAGAAGGCCGCTTGTGAACTCAAAACATAAGTTCGTGTAGGAAATCAGATTTCAGCGCAGCATGACCTTCAGTTACTAGAACAGTCGTAACTTCCTCTAGGAAATACATATGAACGAACCGTAAACGGTTTTGGAAACTAGACTCATAGAGCTTTCCAACCGTATATTACACACATTTTGGTTCGTCAGGAGCTATTCACAAAGTCCCGTCAAAGTTGACTGTTTCGCCAAAATCAGATTCTCGGACAGATTCGTCCTACTTTATGAAAACGGCCATAACTCACCCAATATGATAGGTATGATCAAATGGTTGGTGTCCCTGGAAAGTAGACACATAGATCTTTCCAATGGTACTAATTTCACCATTTTCCAGTGAGTGAGATTTCCTGTAGGTCCCGTGGAAGTTGACCGACGAAACTTGGCATCGAGTACGTCAAAACTCAAAGGAGCAGAATGTTACATTGCTCTTACATATAAAACCAAGCTGCTATGAGACTCGATAGAGGTCACAAACAATGCTTTTAATGGTTTGTCCTTCGGATTGATCATACACAATTCGGAAAAGCCGCGAATTGATCAAACACAATTCGGAAAAAGGCCTCGGATTGATTAAACACAATCCGGTGATAGGTCAGGGTTGATCATACACAACCCGGACAAAGAAACAAGAGTGATCAAACACACTCTTGATCCGCAAATAAAACTCCGGGATTTTTGGTACCTGCAAATACACAGACCCAAGCATAGAATGGAGTAGAAGAATGGGAGAAAGCACTTTATCTCCCCCGAGGTTATTGAACTTGGAAGAGTTTTAGGGTTGTAAAATAAACATACCGTAAACACTTGGATGCTTGATCGGATGAAAAGAAAGCAGCGGGGTGGACGGCGGCAGCGGCGGCGGCCGAGGCGGGGCCGAGAACCTCCGGTTTTGGTTTTTAGGGTTTGGAAAAAAAATGGTGGGCTATTAGTTTTAGGGTTAGAACAAAGTGCATGATAACGTGATGAAGTATAAAGTGTATAGACAAAGAGATAACAAGAGAATCATCATCTTATTCATTGATAGGAGCTCTTTATATAGGGAATTACACAATACCAATATGGTAAGGATATGAATACATAGATCTAGTCTAACTACATATCCTATTAGCATAAGGACAAGACACACATAAAGAATATCTAGAAAGATACAGAATATCCTAGAACAATTGGACATTAATTAATAATTTTAACTTTAAGACTGTTTTAGCCCTTAAAGTGGGCCATAATACGAAAACCTTAATCAAATCAGGATTTCTTACTGGGTCGGGCAACAATGCGGTCCTGGGTGTGGGCCTGGAGTCTGAGGCTGGATGATTGATGAAGGGGGCTTCTGGGCCTTCTACTGTTGCATTTACAGTTTTTCCTGTTCACATAGGTGAACTTGTAGAGGTTTCCTGGAAGGTTTGATGACCTATAAGAGGAAAATTGGGTCTCCTCTTGGAAGCAAGAACAACAGAAGCCACATCATGGAAAGCAGTTTAGTGTGCCTCCACCATACAGTTTTGCCTCACAGCCCTACTGTTAAGGACAAAGAGCAATTTTTTTTTTTTTTTTTGTCCTTTTATTTTGTCTATTGTAGTGCTTATCATGCGTTAGTTTGAGACTTGCTTAAATAAGTGAGCATGAGAACTATCGAATGATTAGGCCTAATCTATGTAACAGTATAGACATCTGCGACGAGACCATACCACCCAGAAACAATAATTAGTTCAAAATCGATTGAACTGAAAAAATAATTATGCTAGTGTCACATCCCGACCCTTATATTTTACCTTATTTACTAGCTTGGTTATAATAAGAATTTTACCGTCTCCGTCATTGAGGTAATAGTTTAATTGGTCCCTAGAGGGGTTTCGGGGACGATTATATGCGGAGGATTATTCGTAGGAGAAAATTATGACGACGGTAAAAATGGTAAATTTTAGCTAGTAAAAGGTAATTTTTATTCGGGTATTATTTTTTCGGGGTGTTTTATTTTGGAGTGGGTTGATATATGAGTACTGGACCGGTTTGGAGAGGCCCAAACCCATCTCCCTCTTTTTCTTTTCTCCCTCTCTCTCGGTTTTCCTCCCGAGCCCCTCCCCTGCCGGAAACTTCTGGCCGTCCTCCCGCCGTTGTCTGGCCACCATCTGTCGCCGCACTTGTCCCGTTCGATCGGTCTCCAACCCAGCATCCTCCCTGGCCCGGTGACAGCTCCTCTAGCGCAGCCGTGAGTGAGGAACGACGCCCGAAGCCGTTGGAAGCCGTGGTGGTTCCCTCGCCGGAGCTCCCTCCTCCGGCCACCAAAACCGGCGATCCTTAGCTCGTTTTGTAGCCCTCCTCCCGTGCAGCAACCCCTCCAAAGAGCTCACCCTCTCTTGAGCTAGGTAAGGAGAAATGTGGAGTTGAAATTTCTAGGGCTTTTAGGATGTTTTAGTCGATTACCCTAGCTAGGCTTGGATTTTGGGTTTGTGCTAGTCAAGGAAGTTGTAGAGCATGATAAGAGGATTATGCTGTCAAATTTTCATAGAATTTGGAGGTCGCCGAAATCGGCCTCCGGCAACCGCTGCCGGCGGAGCCGCCGCCGACGCCGGGGTTGTTTAGGAGATTTTTAATGTTGTTAAATTTAGAATATTAAGGGGAGTTTATTGAAGTGAGTTATGGAATTTTTGGATGAGTTTTGGATAGGTTTATGAATTTCCGAAGTGTGGTATTTTTGGCGGTGATTTAATGTAGAATCCGGCCGTTGGATTAAAGTTGTTTAAACTGTGGAAAAGTGTAGTTACGGCTACTGGTTCTAGGGTTGAAATGTGGACCATTTCGAAGTTAGGCAATGACGAGCGTGTTTATGGCTCTCGGTTAATTTTGCATATTTTGCGTAAATATTGGAATTTCGGACTGGGAAATTAATATTATTTTTGGAAGAGGTCGTGAGGAGGCTCGAGCTAACGAGGCCCCAGATCGACATCAGGCTTAGGCCTAATTTGTGAGTGGACTTTTATTTTAAATAATGTGCATGCGAAATAATTTATATGGTTAGAGAATAACCGAAATTGAGAATTTCGGTGAGTATGTATATATATCCATATTTGGATGATTATGAGAATAATATGTATATGAGGGAATGCTAGCTAGCTATACGTCTTCCACCATACTGAGGTAAAATTCCATTATGGTGCGACGTGAGCGTTAGACGCAATCGTCGTAGCCCTATATAAATATAAGAATTTATATAGGGGATATGCGCGTATATATATATATATATTTATACACCGTCTTTTCCACCATAATGAGGTAAAATGCCATTATGGTGCGACGTGAGTGTTAGACGCAAGCGTCGTAGCCTTGTGTGAATTTTCTATTTATCTTTGTTGTTTCAAGAAAATTCATACAAGGGATATGACGAGTGTAATACATACATATTTTATGTTAGCCTGAGAGGCTCTTATTTTTGAAGTGTTGGTGACTAGCGCGGCTAGCCACGTTTCGGTAAATTCAGTAAATTTTTAAGAGCTTTTGAGCTTGTTGCATGCTGTTAATTATTTTTCCTCAGAAGTTAATTTGGGAAGCATAAAGATTTATTTTCTTTTAAAATTTATTTTTGTCCACTCACTCTAACGTGTTTCAATTGTCTTCCCCTGGGCTCTTTGTTTTAAAATGCCCAGTCTGCAGAGTTCGGGTTGGATCTAGTAGGAGGCGAGGCATAGTCACCAGTTTTTCCGCCAGTTTTCATCAGTAGGTTACCTGTTTAACCTACTAGTGTTTTCTTGCTTCCGCTAGTGTCTAGTAGCTCTGAATACTTTAGGATTATTGTATATTATTCAGTAGTGTGCTCGGTCGATTGACTTCATGTTTAGAATTTCTGAAGGATAAGATTTGCTGTTTTTAGCTGGATAATTATGTGACGTTTGGACGTGCTGTAATAAGAGTGTAAATTTGAATTTTTCAAGTTAGGGTTGTCCATTTTCAAGGGAGGTTTTATCAATTTTTACGGTAAATTTTCTTTGGAGGTGGTCCCCGCATGACTTACTCCGGGTTTCAAGATGAAATTCGGGGTGGGTCTTATCAGCTAGAGTCCAGATGACAACAAGAAGAGCAAGTCTCATACCATATATGGGCCAATCGCTGGATGTCATCACCAGAATCATAAAACCAGCCAGGGAAGACTCATAGCTATTGTTTGACGATTCTTCGTCTTTAATTGATGTGTGGATGATCTAAGGCCAAGAGGACGTCGACACAGTGAAGAGGAAGCAAACATGGTGATTCACCAAGCCCAAATGGTCGAAATTGCTGATGATGATCGAGTTGGAGAGTTGGTGGGAGCCATGTTCTTTCCTCCTCAATCTCTCTCGAACATTATGACTGATGTGGGCTATGTCCAATTCTCTTTAACTCAAATGAGCGGTCCAGATTGAACGGTGAATAAAATAGACGGTTAATATCACATCATCTTGAATTATAACTTCTAAAATTCTAAAACTTCAGAAAATCACGAAAAATAGCTTGGGCATTTGAATATTCTTCCGAGAATTTTCACGAACTCGAATTGTCATGTACTTTATTATCCAACTCTTAAATTAAGGATTTCACCTTGTATAAATTTATGAAATTTTCCTCGAGCATATTTTAAAACCACTGAGGTCGATAATCTATTTACTGAATGACCTCCCTAAATCGAATGACCTCAAACTAAGCTCGTCAAATTTTTCGGGTATTACATATTTTAAGTGCTAGTGGTGGGTTACTCAACCCGAATATCTTTTTGGGTTTCCATGGTATTAGATTGAATGCGGTGGTCAAAGCGCACGACGGTGGACGAATTGATGCTAGTGGCCAAGGATTCGATCTTCTCCTTCTCTACTATGTCAAAAGGGGTGGTGGTGGTGCAGTGGCGGCTGTGGATACGGTTGGTATGGTTGACGGCTTTGGATCTCTGCTTCAAGGGGATGGTATGCTGGTGGCGCGGCTTGGTCACAATGACAATGGCGGAGATGAGAAGAAAACGGCTGCTATGGTCTCCTTCTTGGTTCCTCTAGGTTTTGGGCTGATTTAGGTCTGGATGGATAGTTAGGTCTCTCTCTATTGGGCCTTAACAATTGAAGTTAGTTATGGGCTTTTGTGAAATTGGGTTGTGAAGGAGGACATGAGAAACTTATTTCTCCTTTTAGCTTTATTTAATTTTATTTTGGTCTGATTTAGCTAGTGACTTTGTGGGTCTTTTGATGTTTTATCTTGCAAAGCTAGCTTTCTCGTTTAATAATGGTGCTTATCTGCTTCTACATGGGTGTATTAGGAATCATAGCTTATGTTGTGCTAGTATATATAGGTTTGAGATTATGCAAACCATTGTTTTCTAATAAATCTAAATGGGTGGTTTGTNTTTTGTAATGTTTGTTGATTTATAAATCTGTATGACGGNNNNNNNNNNNNNNNNNNNNCGACGTTCACATGGACTCGAGAACAAAAGCAATTTTTTCTTTTCTTTTTTGTGAATGTAGAACAAAAGCAACTAAACATTAACGAAAAGAGGAAAAAAGGGGGAAATGGCAGAGGAAGGGAAGCCAGATGCGCAATTGTTCCAGCTGCTCTCCGGTCTCCTCCACCAGGTTCTATCTACCTCCTATTTCATACGATTCTTCCTGATTTATTCAGCTATCCCAATTATGAGGTTGACACTCATCTGGGTGTGCTTGCTTTCTTGAAATTCATGATCTGGGTCTTCTACTAATGTGTTCTTCAAGCCATTTT
Above is a window of Fragaria vesca subsp. vesca linkage group LG7, FraVesHawaii_1.0, whole genome shotgun sequence DNA encoding:
- the LOC101307043 gene encoding uncharacterized protein LOC101307043 isoform 1; translation: MKMESVFAPRAGVGASRFLRPRVSPQIPIALKLSPATDQAPFDFRFKKSVLNLKLRERWQPVSASKSNPRDEESIEDQSGSVKSGDAPQGPPFLTILAGFLVLFLVFWIIGSILMWLVSFFVTSPPGN
- the LOC101307043 gene encoding uncharacterized protein LOC101307043 isoform 2, coding for MKMESVFAPRAGVGASRFLRPRVSPQIPIALKLSPATDQAPFDFSKSTIISNLESQRRSILPFGITAYLLFGISGVCMYLDILVKVQEERFKFEIKGKMATCVCIKI